The proteins below come from a single Methanolobus chelungpuianus genomic window:
- a CDS encoding glycosyltransferase: MKYHKRVCIAGPSKRFTSGISYYTIKLANAMSDPYQVSAICFRQLLPTFLFPGKDHVGKNISSLEFNSKVTVFDGMDYNNPFTWLGAYKFLKQQKPDVVVLQWWTSSVAHMHILLKLFARLTCKPKIIIEFHEVVDPFEESVLPIRIYSKFTGKLLRKNLNAYIAHSESDKELVAQRYNIDPSSIYVVPHGLYDQYGSPLDNEKAKSQLSIEEDFVILSFGLIRKYKGVNHLIKAFEQLPDEILQNSRLLIVGEIWDDRREITDQIAASSFKDKITLIDEYIPDDKVALYFSAADVVVLPYLRASQSGIAHIAMVFGKPVVVSRVGGLQESMADYDGTFFVEPGNVREITTEIAKQFGSEEKYETPERTWDTTLKYYNEIIAKLFD; encoded by the coding sequence ATGAAATACCATAAGAGAGTATGTATAGCTGGTCCCTCAAAGCGGTTCACCAGCGGCATCAGTTATTACACGATCAAGCTGGCAAACGCAATGTCAGATCCTTACCAGGTATCGGCCATCTGCTTCAGGCAGCTGCTCCCAACTTTTCTTTTCCCGGGAAAGGATCACGTAGGTAAAAATATATCCTCTCTTGAATTTAACTCCAAAGTCACTGTATTTGACGGGATGGACTACAACAATCCTTTTACCTGGCTGGGCGCATATAAATTCCTAAAGCAGCAAAAACCCGATGTTGTGGTTCTTCAGTGGTGGACATCTTCGGTTGCACATATGCATATTCTGTTAAAGTTATTCGCCCGTCTGACCTGCAAACCAAAGATAATTATAGAATTCCATGAAGTGGTTGACCCTTTTGAAGAGTCGGTCTTGCCTATCCGCATTTATTCGAAGTTCACGGGCAAACTGCTCCGGAAGAACCTTAATGCCTATATAGCACACTCTGAATCGGATAAGGAACTTGTTGCCCAAAGATACAACATCGACCCCTCCAGTATATACGTTGTTCCTCATGGCCTTTACGACCAATACGGATCACCTCTGGATAATGAGAAGGCTAAAAGTCAATTGTCCATTGAGGAAGATTTTGTAATACTCTCCTTTGGCCTCATCAGAAAGTATAAAGGAGTCAATCACCTGATAAAAGCCTTCGAACAACTGCCTGATGAGATCCTGCAGAACAGCAGGCTGCTTATTGTAGGGGAAATATGGGATGATCGCAGGGAGATAACAGATCAGATCGCCGCGTCCTCATTCAAAGATAAGATAACGCTTATTGATGAGTATATCCCGGATGATAAGGTTGCTCTATATTTCAGTGCTGCAGATGTAGTAGTCCTCCCATACCTCAGGGCATCGCAGAGCGGGATAGCCCATATAGCGATGGTATTCGGGAAACCGGTAGTAGTCTCACGGGTAGGCGGCCTTCAGGAGTCAATGGCCGATTATGATGGAACCTTTTTTGTGGAACCCGGAAATGTACGGGAGATCACTACCGAGATTGCAAAACAGTTCGGATCAGAAGAAAAGTATGAAACTCCTGAACGGACATGGGATACAACTTTAAAATACTATAACGAAATAATAGCCAAATTATTTGATTAA
- a CDS encoding glycosyltransferase family 4 protein yields the protein MEKVLRIAQVCPRYSPDIGGVETHVREISERLVKSGHQVEVITTDPTGELKESEVLNGVKVTRFRSLAPGNAYYLAPQIYTYLRQNDFDIVHAHSYHALPALFAILAKPKGKLIFTPHYHRSGHTQFRNVLHKPYRSLGKLMFSRADKVICVSEYERELLCEDFRISDKVVKIPNGVNLDEFKHLQRKQKETDEKVLLYIGRLEEYKGVQYAISALPSLPGFRLQIVGKGPYEDDLREQAEELHVSERIQWLKDLSREDILHCYAQADVFLMLSRHEAYGITVAEALAAGTPCVVARGSALDEFVDGEMCLGIQLMHLKCSTLAASVYSVERQAFDKTRNNINLFDWNHVVGSINAVYCE from the coding sequence TTGGAAAAGGTATTAAGGATTGCACAGGTATGTCCCCGTTACTCTCCTGATATCGGGGGAGTGGAAACCCATGTCCGGGAAATAAGCGAGAGGCTTGTAAAGAGCGGACATCAGGTGGAGGTCATTACAACAGATCCTACCGGAGAATTAAAAGAAAGTGAAGTCCTCAACGGCGTCAAAGTGACAAGATTCAGGTCTCTTGCCCCAGGGAATGCATACTATCTGGCTCCGCAAATCTATACTTATCTACGACAGAATGACTTCGATATCGTGCATGCCCATAGTTATCATGCTCTGCCTGCACTTTTCGCAATCCTAGCTAAACCCAAGGGTAAATTGATCTTTACTCCGCATTATCATCGCAGTGGACATACACAATTCAGGAATGTCTTACATAAGCCATACCGTTCACTAGGTAAGCTTATGTTCTCTAGGGCTGACAAAGTAATCTGTGTATCAGAATATGAGAGGGAATTGCTTTGTGAGGATTTCCGGATATCTGACAAGGTTGTAAAAATCCCAAACGGGGTCAATCTTGATGAATTTAAGCACTTACAAAGGAAGCAAAAAGAAACCGACGAAAAGGTTCTTCTGTATATAGGCAGGCTGGAGGAATACAAAGGTGTGCAGTATGCTATCAGTGCCCTGCCCTCCCTGCCCGGGTTCAGGCTGCAGATAGTAGGAAAGGGTCCGTATGAGGATGATCTCCGAGAACAGGCAGAAGAGCTTCATGTGAGTGAACGCATACAGTGGCTGAAGGATCTGTCCAGAGAGGATATCCTGCATTGTTATGCTCAGGCGGATGTGTTTTTGATGCTCTCCAGGCATGAGGCATATGGGATTACTGTTGCAGAGGCTCTGGCTGCTGGGACTCCGTGTGTTGTGGCTAGGGGGAGTGCGCTGGATGAGTTTGTGGATGGGGAGATGTGTCTGGGTATCCAGCTGATGCATTTAAAGTGTAGTACTCTGGCTGCATCTGTCTATAGCGTAGAGAGGCAAGCATTTGATAAAACAAGGAACAACATAAATCTGTTTGATTGGAACCATGTAGTAGGAAGCATAAACGCTGTTTATTGTGAGTAA
- a CDS encoding glycosyltransferase family 4 protein translates to MEIDYINGLKTDEIYGMSKYQKGILQNINTIQLNRIEYPNVNPVINTLTRYSVYPFIVKKDLKKENIKHITSQDLAYILKFVKMERSVVTCHDLIPVVYDKTRSPVWKLNMEGLKKSDRIITISDFSKTDIVKHLDYPEDQIRIASPAVNHSTYFEKRDRGVLAKHNIKDNEKVILYVGSEQPRKNVPNLIKAFSKLKNKFPYVKLLKIGKPQHPSARKELLELIDLLKLNKDVVFIGYISEEELTKYYNAADLFIFPSLYEGFGLPPLEAMACGTPVITSNTSSLPEVVDDSGIMVDPFDIDSMATQMYDILTNEALHESLVKKGLKRARMFTWKDTAKKTMEVYNELSM, encoded by the coding sequence ATGGAAATAGATTATATAAATGGTTTGAAGACGGACGAAATATATGGCATGTCCAAATATCAAAAAGGAATCCTTCAAAATATCAATACTATTCAATTAAACAGGATAGAGTACCCAAACGTGAATCCAGTTATCAATACTCTTACTAGATACTCTGTTTATCCTTTTATTGTTAAAAAAGACTTGAAGAAAGAAAATATAAAACATATCACAAGCCAGGATTTAGCATATATACTTAAATTCGTAAAAATGGAACGAAGTGTTGTCACATGCCATGATTTAATACCAGTGGTCTACGATAAGACACGTTCACCTGTTTGGAAACTTAATATGGAAGGGTTAAAGAAGTCAGATAGGATTATTACAATATCAGATTTTTCTAAAACTGATATTGTAAAACACTTAGATTATCCAGAGGATCAAATCAGAATAGCTTCTCCAGCAGTAAATCATTCTACTTACTTTGAGAAGAGGGATAGGGGTGTTTTAGCTAAACATAATATTAAGGATAATGAAAAAGTTATATTATATGTAGGTTCGGAACAGCCAAGGAAAAATGTTCCTAATTTGATAAAAGCATTCAGTAAGCTGAAGAATAAGTTTCCCTACGTAAAACTATTGAAAATAGGAAAACCGCAGCATCCTAGTGCTCGAAAAGAACTCTTGGAGCTAATTGACTTATTAAAACTTAATAAAGATGTGGTTTTCATTGGTTATATCTCAGAAGAAGAACTGACTAAATATTACAACGCTGCAGACTTGTTTATTTTTCCATCACTCTATGAAGGATTTGGTCTCCCTCCCTTAGAAGCAATGGCATGCGGTACACCTGTTATTACTTCAAATACATCTTCTTTACCCGAAGTGGTGGACGATAGTGGCATTATGGTCGATCCATTTGATATCGATTCAATGGCAACACAGATGTATGATATACTTACAAATGAAGCATTACATGAAAGTTTAGTTAAAAAAGGATTAAAGAGAGCAAGGATGTTTACTTGGAAAGATACTGCAAAAAAGACTATGGAAGTCTATAATGAACTGTCTATGTGA
- a CDS encoding glycosyltransferase family 4 protein, with amino-acid sequence MNILISVENFYPAIGGAEISLAALAQKLAEKHKVYVVQPGEKDETICLNEIHVVKKMIPSFFSRWLVRSYQILKSSYWAKNLEVEINKIRPDLIITQLNFAPVSIDMAVKHGVPSILFIRSYEHFCPIGFINGTDCNKKCNSCIPLKSKHHFLCLTRWLKWNSNAIRNADLVIANSYFVSSLTKMWYGVEPSVVYPTIKNERYQSDFESKQYISIIKPTQAKGAGIFLKIAETLPDKKFIAVGGDGTVMNKKIISSHRNVEFIEWTSNMGEIYAKTKILLAPAEWPEPFGRVIIEAGINGIPSIASKRGGLPEAVGKGGTLVDNIYDIGEWVKAIKCLDDNGTYDCLSKNAILHAQEFEFEANYSRFIHVVKEKLGLTI; translated from the coding sequence ATGAATATTCTAATTTCTGTTGAGAATTTTTACCCCGCAATAGGCGGTGCTGAAATTTCCTTGGCTGCCCTAGCTCAAAAGTTGGCGGAAAAACATAAGGTTTACGTTGTCCAACCTGGAGAAAAAGACGAGACAATTTGCCTCAATGAAATTCATGTTGTTAAAAAAATGATACCCTCTTTTTTCTCCAGATGGTTAGTTCGATCATACCAGATACTGAAATCGTCTTATTGGGCAAAGAATCTGGAGGTAGAGATTAATAAAATAAGACCAGATCTCATTATAACACAACTTAATTTTGCTCCTGTGAGTATTGATATGGCTGTTAAGCATGGAGTGCCTTCCATTTTATTTATAAGGAGCTATGAGCACTTTTGCCCAATTGGTTTCATCAACGGAACAGATTGTAATAAAAAGTGCAATAGCTGCATACCTTTAAAAAGCAAACATCACTTTTTATGCCTTACTAGGTGGTTAAAATGGAACAGTAATGCAATAAGAAATGCGGACCTCGTAATAGCTAATAGTTATTTTGTTTCGTCCTTAACAAAAATGTGGTATGGAGTAGAACCATCAGTTGTGTATCCTACTATAAAAAATGAAAGATATCAAAGTGATTTCGAATCAAAGCAGTATATTTCTATTATAAAACCGACACAAGCAAAAGGTGCCGGCATATTTTTAAAGATTGCAGAAACACTTCCTGACAAAAAGTTCATTGCAGTCGGCGGTGATGGAACTGTGATGAACAAAAAGATTATTTCATCACATAGGAATGTTGAGTTCATTGAATGGACCAGCAATATGGGAGAAATATACGCAAAAACAAAGATTCTGCTTGCACCCGCAGAATGGCCTGAGCCTTTTGGAAGGGTTATTATAGAAGCAGGAATAAACGGAATTCCTTCAATTGCCAGCAAAAGAGGAGGACTGCCTGAGGCTGTGGGGAAGGGAGGTACTCTGGTTGACAATATTTACGATATAGGTGAGTGGGTGAAGGCAATCAAGTGTTTGGATGATAATGGGACATATGATTGTCTTTCCAAAAATGCAATTTTGCATGCTCAAGAGTTTGAGTTTGAAGCCAATTATAGTCGATTTATACATGTTGTAAAAGAAAAACTTGGTCTT